The Altererythrobacter sp. Root672 genome includes a window with the following:
- a CDS encoding SCO family protein, whose translation MLAAGAAMLFVREPAQPAQMRAGAFDPPRLAPDFALRGSDGSEVTLARYRGKVVLLTFGFTYCAAVCPTTLATLAQARNSLGGAADKVQVIFVTVDPDRDNAAHMRKYLAAFDDSFIGATDAPEVLAAVREDYGVTAERQGTGPNYAMAHTSSIFLIDQAGRLRAMMPFGHDATDFIHDVALLLEG comes from the coding sequence GTGCTGGCCGCAGGCGCGGCGATGCTTTTCGTGCGGGAGCCCGCCCAACCAGCGCAGATGAGGGCGGGGGCGTTCGATCCACCGCGTCTCGCGCCGGATTTTGCGTTGCGCGGATCAGACGGATCCGAGGTGACGCTGGCGCGCTATCGCGGCAAGGTTGTGCTGTTGACGTTCGGGTTCACCTATTGCGCGGCAGTCTGCCCGACCACGTTGGCGACGCTGGCGCAGGCCCGAAACAGCCTCGGCGGGGCTGCGGATAAGGTGCAGGTGATCTTCGTCACCGTCGACCCCGACCGCGACAATGCCGCCCATATGCGCAAGTACCTCGCGGCGTTCGACGACAGCTTCATCGGCGCGACGGACGCTCCGGAGGTGCTGGCGGCGGTGCGGGAGGACTATGGTGTCACAGCCGAAAGGCAGGGCACGGGCCCGAACTATGCGATGGCCCATACCTCGTCGATCTTCCTGATCGACCAGGCCGGAAGACTACGGGCGATGATGCCTTTTGGACATGACGCGACCGACTTCATCCACGATGTCGCGCTTTTGTTGGAAGGGTAG
- a CDS encoding ABC transporter permease, translated as MDGKLARVVPPTLLIALLIAVWWIVVARADSPIFPTPGQVATGAWALAQDGTLWQHIEASLFRVEIGFGLALLVAVPLGLWMGWVSGAYYTLNPLFQMLRPISPIAWIPVAILWFGVSDFSPIFLIFISSVFPMMVQTTVGVRTIDRRYLRAASNFGVSRWVLFRRVVIPAVLPEIIVGMRIGLGVAWLVVVAAEMIALNSGLGYLIMDSRNAGNRYDLVIASMIIIGVIGLLLDGATRLLERLDTVKWRYVR; from the coding sequence ATGGATGGCAAGCTGGCGAGGGTCGTGCCCCCGACGCTTCTAATCGCACTGCTGATCGCAGTCTGGTGGATCGTAGTTGCAAGAGCTGACAGCCCGATCTTTCCGACGCCGGGACAGGTCGCTACCGGGGCCTGGGCGCTCGCGCAGGACGGGACCTTGTGGCAGCATATCGAGGCCTCGTTGTTCCGCGTCGAGATCGGCTTCGGCCTTGCCTTGCTGGTCGCCGTTCCGCTGGGCCTGTGGATGGGGTGGGTCTCGGGCGCGTACTACACTCTGAACCCGCTGTTTCAGATGTTGCGGCCGATTTCGCCCATCGCGTGGATTCCCGTGGCGATCCTGTGGTTTGGCGTCAGCGACTTTTCACCGATCTTCCTCATCTTCATATCCTCGGTGTTCCCGATGATGGTGCAGACCACGGTGGGGGTGCGCACGATCGATCGCCGCTACTTGCGAGCGGCCTCAAACTTCGGCGTCTCGCGCTGGGTGCTCTTTCGTCGAGTGGTGATCCCTGCGGTGCTGCCGGAGATTATCGTCGGCATGCGTATCGGCCTTGGCGTGGCCTGGCTGGTGGTGGTCGCCGCAGAGATGATCGCCCTGAACTCTGGCCTGGGTTACTTGATCATGGATTCGCGCAATGCAGGCAACCGCTACGATTTAGTGATCGCGAGCATGATCATCATCGGCGTGATCGGGCTGCTGCTCGATGGCGCTACACGGCTCCTCGAGCGGCTAGATACGGTGAAATGGCGCTATGTCCGATAA
- a CDS encoding ABC transporter ATP-binding protein gives MSDKQIVVDGISKGFGALSVVDGVSFEVSDGEFVAIVGPSGCGKSTLLNIIAGFERPDRGKIRIDGVEATGPSRVGIMISQHGSVFPWLTVQENVMFGLTGASQNDRMELAHRYIEMVGLRGFEKAYPHELSGGMLKRAELARAFVVKPEILYMDEPFSALDALMSLRMQTELRRILDEERHTVLLITHDVEEAIYLADRILVLSARPTTIQTTFQVDLSHPRKLSSPEAQGLREAILKELGL, from the coding sequence ATGTCCGATAAGCAGATCGTCGTCGACGGAATCAGCAAAGGCTTCGGCGCCCTCTCCGTCGTAGATGGCGTGAGCTTTGAGGTCAGCGACGGCGAGTTCGTCGCCATCGTCGGCCCTTCGGGCTGCGGCAAGTCGACCTTGTTGAACATCATCGCCGGCTTCGAGCGGCCGGATCGAGGCAAGATCAGAATCGACGGCGTCGAGGCGACCGGCCCGAGCCGGGTCGGAATCATGATCTCCCAGCACGGGTCGGTGTTCCCCTGGTTGACGGTGCAGGAGAACGTCATGTTCGGCCTGACCGGCGCCAGCCAGAACGATCGGATGGAACTCGCCCACCGCTATATCGAGATGGTCGGCCTCAGAGGTTTCGAGAAGGCCTACCCGCACGAACTGTCCGGCGGCATGCTGAAACGCGCCGAACTGGCCCGTGCCTTCGTGGTGAAACCCGAGATCCTCTACATGGACGAGCCCTTTTCGGCGCTCGACGCGCTGATGAGCCTGAGAATGCAAACCGAATTGCGGCGCATCCTCGATGAAGAGCGCCATACGGTGCTTCTGATCACACACGATGTCGAGGAAGCGATCTATCTGGCCGATCGCATTCTCGTACTGTCCGCCCGACCGACAACAATCCAGACAACTTTCCAGGTGGACTTGTCGCATCCGCGAAAACTGTCGAGCCCGGAGGCGCAAGGTCTTCGCGAAGCCATCTTGAAGGAACTGGGCCTTTAG
- a CDS encoding alpha/beta fold hydrolase gives MATGFVGDRRQFLGRTAIALAAAQVSSPLLGQTESAESPMLAALKQVPAGVLDVGYAEFGPREGPPVILLHGWPYDIHSFAEVAPDLAQRGFRVIVPFLRGYGTTQFRSPETMRNGQQAAFALDVIDLMDALSISRAVIAGFDWGARTANIVAALWPDRCRAHVSVSGYLIGSQAANQAPLAPRAELAWWYQFYFATERGRRGYDANRKDFARLIWQTASPKWNFDEITFERSAQAFDNPDHLAIVIDNYRWRLGLTEGEARLEPYEQRLAQMPDITVPTVTLEGDANGAPHPDPTSYAAKFRGPYVHRLIEGGIGHNLPQEAPRAFSDAISEAIALV, from the coding sequence ATGGCAACGGGTTTCGTCGGCGACCGGCGGCAATTCCTCGGCCGGACCGCCATCGCGCTGGCCGCAGCCCAGGTCAGTTCGCCTCTGCTCGGCCAAACGGAAAGCGCGGAAAGCCCGATGTTAGCCGCGCTTAAGCAGGTTCCCGCCGGGGTGCTTGACGTTGGTTATGCCGAGTTCGGTCCCCGCGAAGGACCTCCGGTCATCCTGTTGCACGGCTGGCCCTACGACATCCATAGCTTTGCCGAAGTCGCTCCGGATCTGGCCCAGCGGGGGTTTCGCGTAATCGTGCCCTTCCTGCGTGGTTACGGCACGACCCAGTTTCGCTCGCCTGAAACGATGCGCAATGGGCAGCAGGCGGCGTTCGCCCTCGACGTGATCGACCTGATGGATGCGCTCTCAATCTCGCGGGCGGTCATAGCCGGGTTCGATTGGGGTGCGCGGACGGCGAACATCGTGGCCGCACTATGGCCGGACAGGTGCCGAGCACACGTTTCGGTCAGCGGCTATCTGATCGGCAGCCAGGCCGCCAACCAGGCTCCGTTGGCACCTCGCGCCGAACTGGCATGGTGGTATCAGTTCTACTTCGCTACCGAGCGCGGCCGCCGCGGTTATGACGCCAATCGCAAGGATTTCGCGCGGTTGATCTGGCAAACCGCGTCGCCGAAATGGAACTTCGACGAGATTACTTTCGAGCGCTCCGCCCAGGCGTTCGACAATCCCGACCACCTGGCGATAGTGATCGACAACTATCGCTGGCGGCTCGGACTAACCGAAGGCGAGGCTCGCCTGGAACCTTACGAGCAGCGCCTGGCGCAAATGCCGGACATTACCGTCCCCACGGTCACACTCGAGGGTGATGCCAACGGCGCCCCCCACCCCGACCCGACAAGTTACGCCGCGAAGTTCCGCGGACCCTATGTCCACCGTCTGATCGAAGGCGGCATCGGCCACAATCTCCCCCAAGAGGCTCCCAGGGCCTTCAGTGACGCCATCTCCGAGGCGATCGCGTTGGTTTGA